Proteins encoded within one genomic window of Campylobacter lari:
- a CDS encoding Mur ligase family protein, which produces MISMIAFLSLNFLLGFYLILALQWYSYKFSRIILHFPKPLWHLYFLIIPYFAFVFSLYSGNFYLYFIVFALSLLYGGYLYKNLDKKLVFTARIKRYFLFLLLFSLIFMPFFWIGLEALVVTFLLSFFVEKINQKSFIKKASKKICDNPNLKIILITASFGKTSIKNFLYELLKDEFKCYKTPRSVNTFMGIVKDINENLENNTEIYIVEAGAREQNDILEITEFLNPQICIVGEIGLAHLEYFKTQDNIRKAKLQALKSKRLEKYFLHSSTLYENEFYDEYLSDVRASLEGLDFKIRLDDSIYDFHAKLLGAFNAYNISVCILLAHYLGIKIENITKSVSNLKAVEHRLQVISKEPKFIIDDGFNGNFKGMSQSYELCKSYQGRRVLVTPGIVEVNEEENIKLCKIINECFDFVIITSETNSVILQKHITLDFYVLKEKSQLVQTLSRLTQNGDLILFSNDAPSFM; this is translated from the coding sequence ATGATTAGTATGATAGCTTTTTTAAGTTTGAATTTTTTACTTGGATTTTATCTGATTTTAGCCTTACAATGGTATTCTTATAAATTTTCACGCATAATTTTACACTTTCCCAAACCTTTATGGCATTTGTATTTTTTAATAATTCCTTATTTTGCTTTTGTGTTTTCTTTGTATAGTGGAAATTTTTATTTATATTTTATAGTTTTTGCTCTATCTTTACTATATGGTGGATATTTATATAAAAATTTAGATAAAAAGCTAGTTTTTACTGCTAGGATTAAGCGTTATTTTTTATTTTTGTTACTTTTTAGCTTGATATTTATGCCATTTTTTTGGATAGGTTTAGAAGCTTTAGTAGTTACATTTTTATTAAGCTTTTTTGTGGAAAAAATTAATCAGAAAAGTTTTATAAAAAAAGCAAGTAAAAAGATTTGCGATAATCCAAATTTAAAAATTATTCTAATAACTGCAAGTTTTGGAAAAACAAGTATAAAAAATTTTTTATACGAACTTTTAAAAGATGAGTTTAAGTGCTATAAGACTCCAAGAAGTGTTAATACTTTTATGGGTATAGTAAAAGATATCAATGAAAATTTGGAAAATAATACTGAAATTTATATCGTAGAAGCTGGTGCAAGAGAGCAAAATGATATTTTAGAAATTACAGAGTTTTTAAATCCTCAAATTTGCATAGTAGGTGAGATTGGTTTGGCGCATTTGGAATATTTTAAAACTCAAGATAATATCCGCAAAGCTAAGTTGCAAGCTTTAAAATCCAAGCGTTTAGAAAAATACTTTTTACACTCAAGCACCTTATATGAAAATGAATTTTATGATGAGTATTTAAGTGATGTTAGGGCAAGTTTGGAAGGATTGGATTTTAAAATAAGATTAGATGATAGTATTTATGATTTTCATGCAAAATTACTAGGTGCTTTTAATGCTTATAATATTAGCGTGTGTATTTTGCTTGCACATTATTTAGGAATTAAAATAGAAAATATTACAAAAAGCGTATCGAATTTAAAGGCAGTAGAACATCGCTTGCAAGTGATTTCTAAAGAGCCTAAATTTATCATAGATGATGGCTTTAATGGAAATTTTAAAGGTATGAGTCAAAGCTATGAGCTTTGTAAAAGCTATCAAGGAAGAAGAGTTTTAGTAACTCCTGGTATAGTTGAAGTTAATGAAGAAGAAAATATAAAATTATGTAAAATTATTAATGAATGTTTTGATTTTGTGATTATTACTTCAGAGACTAATAGCGTGATTTTACAAAAACATATCACATTAGATTTTTATGTATTAAAAGAAAAATCTCAACTTGTGCAAACTTTATCAAGATTAACTCAAAATGGGGATTTGATTTTATTTTCCAATGATGCGCCAAGTTTTATGTAA
- the ruvA gene encoding Holliday junction branch migration protein RuvA, which translates to MIVAIEGIVSKKEPTFVVLKTSSGVSYGVFVSLFCSSNFEKDQKIEFLITQIIKEDSHKLYGFLDINEQKMFELLIKISGIGATTAMALCSSLDTNTFYAALQSGDESVFKKVPGIGPKSAKRIIAELSDTKINIENSNQDQAQALAALLSLGFKQENILKVLRTCESKNTSELIKEALKKLA; encoded by the coding sequence ATGATAGTGGCAATTGAAGGAATAGTGAGTAAAAAAGAACCTACTTTTGTAGTTTTGAAAACTTCAAGTGGGGTAAGTTATGGTGTTTTTGTTTCGCTTTTTTGCTCAAGTAATTTTGAAAAAGATCAAAAGATTGAGTTTTTAATCACACAAATTATCAAAGAAGACTCTCATAAATTATATGGATTTTTAGATATAAATGAGCAAAAAATGTTTGAATTATTAATCAAAATTAGTGGTATAGGAGCAACTACTGCTATGGCACTTTGCTCAAGCTTAGATACTAATACTTTTTATGCAGCTTTGCAAAGTGGCGATGAGAGTGTATTTAAAAAAGTTCCTGGTATTGGTCCAAAGAGTGCAAAAAGAATTATAGCTGAGTTAAGTGATACAAAAATCAATATAGAAAATTCTAATCAAGACCAAGCACAAGCTTTGGCAGCTTTACTTTCACTTGGTTTTAAACAAGAAAATATTTTAAAGGTTTTAAGAACTTGTGAGAGTAAAAATACTAGTGAGCTTATTAAAGAGGCTTTGAAAAAATTAGCATAA
- a CDS encoding alpha/beta fold hydrolase: protein MAKTRVYSNGYFYNLSYEIINPKCEKTILVLHGWGANKELMKQAFEKPLSDFKQIYLDLPGFGNSSIDAPMDSYAYAKVVEDFLTTIEQKVDYLMGHSFGGKVATIMCQNANFQGLILLSSAGVVLPKSFKVKFKIALFKILKNLPYGDFWRKFFISKDAQGMNEVMYETFKRVVNENLENEFQKLKNPILIFWGNEDKATPLKSGAIIHSLAQKGKFFALDGDHFFFLKHADFINEKIHEEFLKND, encoded by the coding sequence ATGGCAAAAACTAGAGTATATTCTAATGGGTATTTTTATAATTTAAGTTATGAAATCATCAATCCAAAATGTGAAAAAACAATTCTTGTTTTGCATGGTTGGGGTGCTAATAAAGAGCTTATGAAACAAGCTTTTGAAAAGCCTTTGAGCGATTTTAAGCAAATTTATTTAGATTTACCTGGTTTTGGAAATTCAAGTATAGATGCACCTATGGATTCTTATGCTTATGCAAAGGTTGTAGAAGACTTTTTAACTACAATTGAGCAAAAAGTAGATTATTTAATGGGGCATTCTTTTGGCGGAAAAGTTGCGACTATTATGTGCCAAAATGCTAATTTTCAAGGTTTGATTTTGCTTTCTAGTGCAGGCGTAGTTTTACCAAAAAGTTTTAAAGTGAAGTTTAAAATAGCCTTGTTTAAAATTTTGAAAAATCTCCCTTATGGGGATTTTTGGAGGAAATTTTTTATTAGTAAAGACGCTCAAGGCATGAATGAAGTGATGTATGAAACCTTTAAAAGGGTTGTTAATGAAAATTTAGAAAATGAATTTCAAAAGCTTAAAAATCCTATTTTGATTTTTTGGGGTAATGAAGATAAGGCTACACCTTTAAAAAGCGGAGCAATTATCCATTCTTTAGCACAAAAAGGGAAATTTTTTGCATTAGATGGGGATCATTTTTTCTTTTTAAAACATGCTGATTTTATAAATGAAAAAATACATGAGGAATTTTTAAAAAATGATTAG
- a CDS encoding D-alanine--D-alanine ligase — MIYGVIFGANSYEHEISIVSAVVLKKVLKAQKKFIFCDKNKEFFLIDEEKMNAKTFSSGAYKKEKALVLKQGGFFIKTMLGEKKLDIDIAINIIHGKDGEDGKIAALFDFYGIKYIGPRIEASVLSFNKVLTKLYAQSVGVKTLDYKVLNLHKEQNVSLDFPCILKPARLGSSIGISIVKDESELKYAKDVAFEFDEDVVIEQFVSNIKEYNLAGCMIDEKMEFSIIEEPRKNEILDFEQKYLGFSESSKVSEANISEELKQKLRDNFTRIYNPLFKGALIRCDFFVIDDEVYLNEINPNPGSLANYLFEDFTNTVDNLAKSIELEKQIKIDYAFIHSINGQKGKL, encoded by the coding sequence ATGATATATGGTGTAATTTTTGGCGCAAATTCTTATGAGCATGAAATTAGCATTGTAAGTGCTGTGGTATTAAAAAAAGTACTCAAAGCACAAAAAAAATTTATATTTTGTGATAAAAATAAGGAATTTTTTCTTATAGATGAAGAAAAAATGAATGCAAAAACTTTTAGCAGCGGTGCTTATAAAAAAGAAAAAGCCTTGGTGCTAAAGCAGGGTGGGTTTTTTATAAAAACTATGTTAGGTGAGAAAAAACTTGACATTGATATAGCGATAAATATCATACATGGAAAAGATGGTGAAGATGGCAAAATAGCTGCTTTGTTTGATTTTTATGGTATAAAATACATAGGCCCACGCATAGAAGCTAGTGTTTTATCTTTTAATAAGGTTTTAACTAAACTTTATGCACAAAGCGTAGGGGTGAAAACACTTGATTATAAGGTTTTAAATTTGCATAAAGAGCAAAATGTATCTTTGGATTTTCCTTGTATTTTAAAGCCTGCAAGATTAGGTAGTAGTATAGGTATAAGCATAGTTAAAGATGAAAGCGAGCTTAAGTATGCCAAAGATGTTGCTTTTGAATTTGATGAGGATGTTGTGATAGAACAATTTGTAAGTAATATTAAAGAATATAACTTAGCAGGTTGTATGATAGATGAAAAAATGGAATTTTCTATTATTGAAGAGCCTAGAAAAAATGAAATTTTAGATTTTGAACAAAAATATTTAGGTTTTTCAGAAAGTTCTAAAGTAAGTGAAGCAAATATTAGTGAAGAATTAAAACAAAAATTAAGGGATAATTTTACGAGAATTTATAATCCTTTATTTAAAGGAGCTTTGATTCGCTGTGATTTTTTTGTGATAGATGATGAGGTTTATTTAAATGAGATCAATCCAAATCCAGGATCTTTAGCAAATTATTTATTTGAAGATTTTACTAATACAGTTGATAATTTAGCAAAAAGTATAGAACTAGAAAAGCAAATTAAGATTGATTATGCTTTTATTCACAGCATTAATGGACAAAAAGGTAAGCTATAA
- a CDS encoding acetate kinase, whose protein sequence is MKILVLNSGSSSIKFKLFEKDEALASGLVEKIGEQSSKIELKDLKSGQKYQKELAIKDHEQGIELVNELFSQSGILHDLNELDGCGHRIVHGGPNLTKHCLVDDEILKEIDRVSHIAPLHNPAHLIGIKTMIKAAPKVPNVTVFDTAFHQSMPDYAYMYALPYEFYEKHQVRKYGFHGTSHSYVSKQAAHILGKNINEFNAISAHLGNGASVCAIENGKCVDTSMGFTPLEGLIMGTRCGDIDPAVLPFLAKELNLNPSDLDTIMNKKSGVYGICGFNDFRDIEAQIEENNEKARLALDMFCYRLSKYIGSYFAILPRVDALIFTAGIGENDNIVRAKVCQRLAHLGFDIDLDKNTQLRNGEINKKDSKIKILIVPTEEELEIAKITTELIKK, encoded by the coding sequence ATGAAAATATTAGTTTTAAATTCAGGTTCATCTTCAATTAAATTTAAGCTTTTTGAAAAAGATGAAGCCCTAGCATCTGGTTTAGTGGAAAAAATAGGCGAGCAAAGCTCTAAAATAGAACTAAAAGATCTAAAAAGTGGTCAAAAATACCAAAAAGAATTAGCAATTAAAGATCATGAGCAAGGTATTGAATTAGTAAATGAATTATTTTCTCAAAGTGGAATTTTACATGATTTAAATGAGCTTGATGGGTGTGGACATAGGATAGTTCATGGAGGTCCAAATTTAACTAAACATTGTTTAGTAGATGATGAAATTTTAAAAGAAATTGATAGGGTTTCTCATATAGCACCTTTACATAATCCTGCACATTTAATAGGTATTAAAACTATGATAAAAGCAGCTCCAAAAGTTCCCAATGTGACAGTTTTTGACACAGCTTTTCATCAAAGCATGCCTGATTATGCTTATATGTATGCTTTGCCTTATGAGTTTTATGAAAAACACCAAGTTAGAAAATACGGCTTTCACGGTACTTCACATTCTTATGTAAGTAAACAAGCTGCACATATACTTGGTAAAAATATTAATGAATTTAATGCAATTAGCGCTCACCTTGGAAATGGTGCGAGTGTTTGTGCTATAGAAAATGGAAAATGCGTAGATACTTCTATGGGTTTTACTCCACTAGAAGGTTTGATTATGGGAACTAGATGTGGTGATATTGATCCTGCTGTATTGCCATTTTTAGCAAAAGAATTAAATTTAAATCCATCTGATTTAGATACTATAATGAATAAAAAAAGTGGTGTTTATGGAATTTGTGGGTTTAATGATTTTAGAGATATTGAAGCGCAAATTGAAGAAAATAACGAAAAAGCAAGACTTGCTCTTGATATGTTTTGTTATCGTTTGAGTAAATATATTGGCTCATATTTTGCGATTTTACCTAGAGTCGATGCGTTGATTTTTACAGCTGGTATTGGAGAAAATGATAATATTGTTAGAGCAAAAGTTTGTCAAAGACTAGCACATTTGGGATTTGATATAGATTTAGATAAAAATACACAACTTAGAAATGGTGAGATTAATAAAAAAGACTCTAAAATTAAAATTTTAATTGTTCCAACAGAAGAAGAATTAGAAATAGCTAAAATTACCACAGAACTTATTAAAAAATAA
- the flgH gene encoding flagellar basal body L-ring protein FlgH codes for MKFKNVNFYLLPFVMFGCSATVDPHINMKPPTYVEELAPKQNHNTQSNPGSLFGKGDNPLFSDKKAMNVNDLVTVVIRENATQNSQGSKSTSKNNNVNLGGGQITTGAGLSKVRDFVNDYTNIGYTTASTSQYQGTGSQTRSENFQTTISARVIKVLSNGNYFIEGSRELLINGEKQIIQLSGVIRPYDISQDNMIDSKYIADAKILYKTEGDIDKSTRKPWGTKFMETIWPF; via the coding sequence ATGAAATTTAAAAATGTTAATTTTTACTTGTTACCTTTTGTAATGTTTGGCTGTAGTGCCACAGTTGATCCACATATTAATATGAAACCACCTACTTATGTAGAAGAACTAGCTCCTAAGCAAAATCATAATACTCAAAGCAATCCTGGATCGCTGTTTGGTAAAGGAGATAACCCTTTATTTTCTGATAAAAAAGCAATGAATGTAAATGACTTGGTAACCGTAGTCATTAGAGAAAATGCTACACAAAATTCACAAGGCTCTAAATCTACAAGCAAAAACAACAATGTAAATTTAGGCGGTGGACAAATAACTACAGGTGCTGGACTTAGCAAAGTTAGAGATTTTGTTAATGACTATACAAATATAGGCTATACCACAGCAAGTACTTCACAATATCAAGGCACAGGAAGCCAAACTAGAAGTGAAAATTTCCAAACTACAATTTCTGCTAGAGTAATTAAGGTTTTATCTAATGGAAATTATTTTATAGAAGGAAGTCGTGAGCTTTTAATCAATGGAGAAAAACAAATCATTCAACTAAGTGGGGTTATAAGACCTTATGATATTTCTCAAGATAATATGATAGATAGTAAATATATAGCTGATGCAAAGATTCTTTATAAAACCGAAGGCGATATAGACAAATCTACACGCAAGCCTTGGGGGACAAAATTTATGGAGACCATTTGGCCTTTTTAA
- a CDS encoding flagellar assembly protein A: MEEKKILYTKDPYRELLIFASENKCEVDELDFRLLSFSTSYTYDNQEWIKVNEKELKIFEEDEKFLNHELNIEQEYKIEIYFKKFARISTFEVSLYTNELCTLLKASVRASETIAFHDKLALELLEAIYKAMIKEKYLLGFRIFDFKKQIIDFNTKVKEKQKFDFEVEFEVCKGINPQEPTNEEIKYHYLENLKKYNDVMNRNYVAPIGKDEVAIERIKPKEGSDGKDLRFKILKALPPKINKEKVVCSDKFEVKEDDESIKYIAKKDGFIIQRKSIYEIENYLEFSKVDFKSTGSIWAGFDKQVIIVIKNTNTLEDAIGPRITVEAQELEVIGNMAQDSVLRGKKIILKGNMHHKSTIIGQKVEVNILRGYCEAEEIFAETLENGSIKAKKVNIKKAMGGEIIADEIYIQELGGNCLCSAKSLIHVEKIQGSGNKFIIQDLKAFGEEKSGEEILIHVDGLKKEQENLVKEIEETKHTINISKDSIRILQQKVKELMSAKRAIPQAYKATIKDFNQKIENLSIFANKIESLKEEEKANMEKLKKIQEKLLKSKIINKSGKWMDLNEIKFILLNPRKELSYYPHDEEKIQCFELQKINTENEMELFEIRAISNYKEETK, from the coding sequence ATGGAAGAAAAGAAAATTTTATACACTAAAGACCCTTATAGAGAGCTTTTAATATTTGCTTCTGAAAATAAATGTGAAGTTGATGAACTTGATTTTAGGTTGTTAAGTTTTAGTACTTCTTATACTTATGATAATCAAGAATGGATAAAAGTTAATGAAAAAGAGTTGAAAATTTTTGAAGAAGATGAGAAATTTTTAAATCATGAATTAAATATAGAACAAGAATATAAAATAGAAATTTATTTTAAAAAATTTGCACGCATTTCAACTTTTGAAGTTAGTTTATATACTAATGAGCTTTGTACTTTATTAAAAGCTAGCGTTAGAGCTAGTGAAACTATTGCTTTTCATGACAAATTAGCTCTAGAGCTTTTAGAAGCTATTTATAAAGCGATGATAAAAGAAAAATATTTGCTTGGGTTTAGAATTTTTGATTTTAAAAAGCAAATTATTGATTTTAATACTAAAGTTAAAGAAAAGCAAAAATTTGATTTTGAAGTTGAATTTGAAGTATGTAAAGGAATTAATCCGCAAGAGCCTACAAATGAAGAAATAAAATATCATTATTTAGAAAATCTAAAAAAGTATAATGATGTGATGAATAGAAACTATGTAGCACCTATAGGAAAAGATGAGGTGGCTATTGAGAGAATCAAGCCAAAAGAGGGTAGCGATGGCAAGGATTTAAGATTTAAAATTTTAAAAGCACTTCCACCAAAAATAAATAAAGAAAAAGTTGTTTGTTCTGATAAATTTGAAGTTAAAGAAGATGATGAGAGTATAAAATATATTGCTAAAAAAGATGGTTTTATTATACAAAGAAAATCCATTTATGAGATAGAAAATTATTTAGAATTTAGTAAAGTTGATTTTAAAAGTACAGGTTCTATTTGGGCGGGTTTTGATAAGCAAGTTATTATTGTGATTAAAAATACAAACACTCTAGAAGATGCAATAGGTCCTAGAATTACTGTTGAGGCTCAGGAATTAGAAGTTATTGGTAATATGGCTCAAGATTCTGTTTTAAGAGGTAAAAAGATAATTCTTAAAGGCAATATGCATCATAAAAGCACTATTATAGGACAAAAGGTTGAGGTTAATATCTTAAGAGGATATTGTGAGGCTGAGGAGATTTTTGCTGAAACTTTGGAAAATGGCTCTATCAAGGCTAAAAAAGTAAATATTAAAAAGGCTATGGGCGGAGAGATTATTGCTGATGAAATTTACATACAAGAACTCGGCGGAAATTGTTTATGTAGTGCTAAAAGTTTAATCCATGTTGAAAAAATTCAAGGCAGTGGAAATAAATTTATAATTCAAGATCTTAAAGCTTTTGGAGAAGAAAAAAGCGGAGAAGAGATACTAATACATGTTGATGGATTGAAAAAAGAACAAGAAAATTTAGTTAAAGAAATAGAAGAGACTAAACACACAATCAATATAAGTAAAGACTCCATACGAATTTTACAGCAAAAAGTAAAAGAATTAATGAGTGCAAAAAGAGCTATACCGCAAGCTTATAAAGCTACTATTAAAGATTTTAATCAAAAGATTGAAAATCTAAGTATTTTTGCCAATAAAATAGAATCTTTAAAAGAAGAAGAAAAAGCAAATATGGAAAAGCTTAAGAAAATTCAAGAAAAACTTTTAAAATCTAAGATTATTAATAAAAGTGGAAAATGGATGGATTTAAATGAAATTAAATTCATTTTGTTAAATCCTAGAAAAGAATTAAGCTATTATCCTCATGATGAAGAAAAAATTCAATGTTTTGAGCTTCAAAAAATTAATACAGAAAATGAGATGGAACTTTTTGAAATTCGTGCTATTAGTAATTACAAGGAAGAAACTAAATGA
- a CDS encoding type II toxin-antitoxin system Phd/YefM family antitoxin, with translation MATFSKDEIYTATEVVRNFSTMLEKTKKSENGRVVIVKNNKFEAVLLNFEEYERLNEAVMLLEKIYKDKKG, from the coding sequence ATGGCTACTTTTAGCAAAGATGAAATTTATACTGCAACTGAAGTGGTAAGAAATTTCAGCACTATGCTTGAAAAAACAAAAAAAAGTGAAAATGGTAGAGTGGTGATTGTGAAAAACAATAAATTTGAAGCTGTACTTTTGAACTTTGAAGAATATGAGCGTTTAAATGAAGCTGTGATGCTTTTAGAAAAGATTTACAAAGATAAAAAAGGCTAG
- the murJ gene encoding murein biosynthesis integral membrane protein MurJ, translating to MRKNIVFKNFIINALGILFSRIMGVLRDIVLALYLGAGIYSDIFFVALKMPAFFRRIFAEGAFGQAFLPSFLKASKKGAFCINVLLQFSIIVFLTCILVSFFAEFFTKIFAFGFNKETIILAAPLVSINFWYLFFIFLVTFLGSLLNYKQNFFITSFSASFFNLFVVIAGFFVNQDEPLEALYYFSYATVLSGLAQLIWHIFALKNTRILKSMYLSIKLKKTKTSLDKFHSTFTHGLLGSSANQISSLLDTTIASFLMAGSISYLYYSNRVFQLPLALFAIALSQVSFPKILRHLKANEEQKALAFMQKAFEYLSVLLILASIVGIILAKEIVEFLFQRGNFNQEDTKITAFLLQAYLLGLLPFGLQKLFSLWLYAKFKQKIAAVIAFKTLFISAFFSVAIILLIKEETYKSLGIALASSISAFYLLYANIKEFGFKNLWGIFRVKFWLISIVFLSLFALGLFEIKDILIQFLIGIYHFFKGLF from the coding sequence ATGAGAAAAAATATTGTTTTTAAAAATTTCATCATCAATGCCTTAGGAATTTTATTTTCTAGGATTATGGGCGTTTTAAGAGATATTGTTTTAGCTTTATATTTAGGAGCTGGAATTTATAGCGATATTTTCTTTGTGGCTTTAAAAATGCCTGCTTTTTTTAGAAGAATTTTTGCAGAAGGGGCCTTTGGACAAGCTTTTTTACCAAGTTTTTTAAAAGCAAGTAAAAAAGGTGCTTTTTGTATAAATGTTTTATTGCAATTTAGTATTATAGTGTTTTTAACCTGTATTTTAGTGAGTTTTTTTGCTGAATTTTTTACAAAGATTTTTGCTTTTGGCTTTAATAAAGAAACAATTATCTTGGCTGCGCCTTTGGTTTCTATTAATTTTTGGTATTTGTTTTTTATTTTTTTGGTAACTTTTTTAGGCTCTTTATTAAATTATAAACAAAATTTTTTCATCACTTCTTTTTCTGCTTCATTTTTTAATCTTTTTGTTGTGATTGCAGGTTTTTTTGTCAATCAAGATGAGCCTTTAGAGGCCTTGTATTATTTTTCATATGCGACTGTCTTAAGTGGTTTAGCTCAACTTATATGGCATATTTTTGCTTTAAAAAATACTAGAATTTTAAAAAGCATGTATTTAAGCATAAAACTTAAAAAAACAAAGACTAGTTTAGATAAATTTCATTCTACTTTTACCCATGGACTTTTAGGCTCTTCGGCAAATCAAATTAGTTCATTATTAGATACTACTATAGCTAGTTTTTTAATGGCTGGAAGTATTTCGTATTTGTATTATTCTAACAGAGTTTTTCAGCTTCCTTTAGCTCTTTTTGCAATCGCTCTAAGTCAAGTAAGCTTTCCAAAAATACTAAGACATTTAAAAGCAAATGAAGAACAAAAAGCCTTAGCTTTTATGCAAAAAGCTTTTGAATATTTAAGTGTGCTTTTGATTTTAGCTAGTATAGTTGGGATTATCTTAGCTAAAGAAATTGTGGAGTTTTTATTTCAAAGAGGAAATTTTAATCAAGAAGATACAAAAATCACTGCATTTTTATTACAAGCTTATCTTTTAGGACTTTTACCTTTTGGTTTGCAAAAACTTTTCTCTTTGTGGCTTTATGCTAAATTTAAACAAAAAATAGCCGCTGTAATCGCCTTTAAAACACTTTTTATATCAGCATTTTTTAGCGTAGCGATTATTTTACTTATCAAAGAAGAAACTTATAAGAGCTTAGGCATTGCATTAGCTTCATCTATTAGTGCTTTTTATTTATTATATGCTAATATTAAAGAATTTGGCTTTAAAAATCTTTGGGGTATTTTTAGGGTTAAATTTTGGCTTATTAGTATAGTATTTTTAAGTTTATTTGCTCTAGGCTTATTTGAAATTAAAGATATTTTAATACAATTTTTAATTGGAATTTATCATTTTTTTAAAGGTTTATTTTAA
- the pta gene encoding phosphate acetyltransferase — protein MKSMFLLNCIDEKFLQQCLEKVRGKIAFYFPVFCEKNKEKITSFCTKRNLKIDFFSSFEKNEYQGKFTQNLNDFFKKIIEDFEKTKKENDFTIVVGVDDFGLMGDLSLNIALAKELNTPLYAKSQDENHTMLNFLLSQKLSDFVLLKENEDFTQDLLQEYTYKTQARFSYELFEKAKADKKIVVLPESFDERVLKASEFLIQNEIVDLILLGDSNEICTKANSLNINIDGVRIINPKNSQYNEEFEELLYEARKSKGMSKEEAKKLVQDKTYFATLLVHTQKAHAMVSGASTTTAETIRPALQIIKTKPDVSLVSGMFFMSLEDKVLVFADCAVMPNPTPEQLAEIAYVSANSAKAFGLEPKVALLSYSSGDSGSGASVDAIKEATKIAKEKYPQLELEGPIQFDAAYDMLTAKSKMPNSKVAGKANVYVFPDLNAANICYKAVQRTANSLAIGPILQGLKKPINDLSRGCLVEDIVNTVILSAIQAQE, from the coding sequence ATGAAATCTATGTTTTTATTAAACTGCATTGATGAAAAATTTTTGCAGCAGTGTTTAGAAAAGGTACGAGGTAAAATAGCTTTTTACTTTCCTGTTTTTTGTGAAAAAAATAAAGAAAAAATTACTTCATTTTGCACAAAAAGAAATCTTAAAATAGATTTTTTTAGTAGTTTTGAAAAAAATGAGTATCAAGGTAAATTCACTCAAAATTTAAATGATTTTTTTAAAAAAATTATTGAAGATTTTGAGAAAACAAAAAAAGAAAATGATTTTACTATAGTAGTTGGAGTAGATGATTTTGGCTTGATGGGGGATTTAAGTTTAAATATAGCCTTAGCTAAAGAGCTAAACACTCCATTGTATGCAAAAAGTCAAGATGAAAATCATACTATGTTAAATTTTTTACTAAGCCAAAAGCTTAGTGACTTTGTTTTGTTAAAAGAAAATGAAGATTTTACTCAAGATTTATTACAAGAATATACTTATAAAACTCAGGCAAGATTTTCTTATGAGCTTTTTGAAAAAGCAAAAGCAGATAAAAAAATAGTAGTTTTACCTGAAAGTTTTGATGAAAGAGTATTAAAAGCTAGTGAATTTTTAATACAAAATGAAATTGTTGATTTGATTTTGCTAGGTGATAGCAATGAAATTTGTACGAAAGCCAATAGTTTAAATATCAATATCGATGGTGTGCGTATTATAAATCCTAAAAATTCTCAATATAATGAAGAATTTGAAGAGCTTTTATATGAAGCTAGAAAAAGCAAAGGTATGAGTAAAGAAGAAGCTAAAAAACTCGTGCAAGATAAAACTTATTTTGCGACTTTACTTGTACATACTCAAAAAGCCCATGCTATGGTAAGTGGTGCAAGTACAACTACTGCTGAAACTATTCGTCCTGCTTTGCAAATTATCAAAACAAAACCTGATGTGAGTTTGGTTTCTGGTATGTTTTTTATGTCTTTAGAAGATAAGGTTTTGGTTTTTGCTGATTGTGCTGTTATGCCAAATCCAACCCCTGAACAACTTGCTGAAATTGCTTATGTGAGTGCAAATAGTGCTAAAGCTTTTGGACTTGAACCTAAAGTGGCTTTACTTTCATATTCTAGTGGAGATAGTGGGAGTGGAGCTAGCGTGGATGCAATTAAAGAAGCTACTAAAATAGCTAAAGAAAAATATCCTCAACTTGAGCTAGAAGGTCCTATACAATTTGATGCAGCATATGATATGCTAACAGCAAAAAGTAAAATGCCAAATTCTAAAGTAGCAGGAAAGGCAAATGTATATGTGTTTCCTGATTTAAATGCGGCAAATATTTGCTATAAAGCAGTACAAAGAACAGCAAATTCTTTAGCTATTGGCCCGATTTTACAAGGTCTTAAAAAGCCAATTAATGATTTAAGTAGAGGTTGCTTGGTGGAAGATATTGTTAATACTGTGATTTTAAGTGCTATTCAAGCACAAGAATAA